One segment of Elusimicrobiota bacterium DNA contains the following:
- a CDS encoding Crp/Fnr family transcriptional regulator, translating into MTLSQLHRFALLRTLPKTQLQRILKLAKTRDFAAGQLVFSKSETANHIFFVVSGRVKIYCQSPARKRKTFAYLSAGDIFGEMGLLLHAPRSASAQAVIPSRLLIIRNRDFERFLLSDPNVTLTLLRTVAERLRHADDEIESLLFRNILGRVSKTLHDLAAHCGRPQRRGVLLQERYTHQELADLVGTTREPLSRALAMLRSAQIVDTHEGRFFIPDPKKLAGMIRDSVVAG; encoded by the coding sequence ATGACCCTTTCCCAGCTCCATCGCTTCGCCCTCCTGCGCACCCTGCCCAAGACGCAGCTTCAGCGCATCCTCAAGCTCGCGAAGACGCGCGACTTCGCCGCCGGCCAGCTCGTGTTCTCGAAGTCCGAGACCGCCAACCACATCTTCTTCGTCGTCTCGGGACGGGTGAAGATCTACTGCCAGTCCCCGGCGCGCAAGCGCAAGACCTTCGCCTACCTCTCGGCGGGGGACATCTTCGGCGAGATGGGCCTGCTGCTCCATGCGCCCCGTTCCGCCTCCGCCCAGGCCGTCATCCCCTCGCGCCTGCTCATCATCCGCAACCGGGACTTCGAGCGCTTCCTCCTCTCCGACCCCAACGTGACCCTCACCCTCCTGCGCACGGTCGCGGAGCGGCTGCGCCACGCCGACGACGAGATCGAGAGCCTGCTCTTCCGCAACATCCTCGGCCGCGTCTCAAAGACGCTCCACGACCTCGCCGCCCACTGCGGCCGCCCGCAGCGCCGCGGCGTCCTGCTCCAGGAGCGCTATACGCACCAGGAGCTCGCCGACCTCGTCGGGACGACGCGCGAGCCGCTCTCCCGCGCGCTCGCGATGCTGCGCAGCGCCCAGATCGTGGACACCCACGAGGGCCGCTTCTTCATCCCCGACCCTAAGAAGCTCGCGGGGATGATCCGCGACTCCGTCGTCGCCGGCTGA
- a CDS encoding ATP-binding protein, which yields MSVALDEAAFRAEAERRGGAVLALAVDELETVRRTRGEPTARRLLGRLELSLHALLSEGELAGPFEGGLALSLRAEDARARAAELLRRLREEFRFPVSLGLAAGGDPRDLCERAARALREAVDAGGNRLHLHAGGALEAAAAPAGGGAPENALAERYQKLVLLNHFALGLFAKESLEASLGAVGHNVLALTGAKYFGVHRIEGSSLQALHRMGDARFRTEEAAGAERALIEQVRRERKPAALTREEIGLFAMPAAAAGADSHLAGIVVVGFPRSAGVRTDAASHALEEVARLLYNALVLEGELRRERTLAAMLDQSADPVILMDLEGRITLWSRTAAEFFGHAAERTLRQPLEELLVPADRRVEHRKAAARALERGTLRDHETLYLRADGELVPVELTMTRIDDEKDRPFALLLIVRDLRRRQELERLKTELVNVVSHELRGPLTSIRGFSETLLEYGEKMTREERGKQLEVIARESARLARLLTDFLDVSRLESGGARLERAPADLAELAARVAETFAGHPSGVRVELDFESGLPKASVDADGIQRVLLNLVGNALKYSPRGGRVLIAGRRRDDELECSVADEGPGIPEAARGRIFQRFFRAGDEATRRLQGAGLGLYIVKGIVEAHGGSIGFDSPGRGTRFWFRLPLA from the coding sequence ATGAGCGTCGCCCTCGACGAAGCCGCCTTCCGCGCCGAGGCCGAGCGCCGCGGAGGCGCCGTCCTCGCCCTCGCCGTCGACGAACTCGAGACGGTCCGGCGAACGCGCGGAGAGCCGACCGCGCGCCGCCTCCTCGGCCGCCTCGAGCTCTCCCTCCACGCGCTCCTCTCAGAGGGGGAGCTCGCCGGGCCTTTCGAGGGGGGCCTCGCGCTGAGCCTGCGCGCGGAGGACGCGCGCGCGCGCGCCGCGGAGCTGCTGCGCCGCCTGCGAGAGGAGTTCCGCTTCCCCGTGAGCCTCGGCCTCGCCGCGGGCGGGGACCCCCGCGACCTCTGCGAGCGCGCCGCCCGGGCCCTGCGCGAAGCGGTCGATGCGGGGGGGAACCGGCTGCACCTGCACGCGGGAGGGGCCCTGGAGGCCGCCGCGGCCCCGGCCGGCGGCGGCGCGCCCGAGAACGCTCTCGCCGAGCGCTACCAGAAGCTCGTCCTCCTCAACCATTTCGCGCTCGGCCTCTTCGCGAAGGAGTCGCTCGAGGCCTCCCTCGGCGCGGTCGGGCACAACGTCCTGGCCCTGACGGGCGCCAAGTACTTCGGCGTGCACCGCATCGAGGGTTCGTCCCTCCAGGCCCTGCACCGCATGGGCGACGCGCGCTTCCGGACCGAGGAGGCCGCTGGGGCGGAGCGCGCGCTCATCGAGCAGGTCCGCCGCGAGCGCAAGCCCGCCGCCCTCACGCGCGAGGAGATCGGCCTCTTCGCCATGCCCGCGGCGGCGGCCGGCGCTGACTCCCATCTCGCCGGGATCGTCGTCGTCGGCTTCCCGCGCTCCGCCGGCGTCAGGACCGACGCGGCCTCCCACGCCCTCGAGGAGGTCGCACGCCTCCTCTACAACGCCCTCGTCCTCGAAGGCGAGCTGCGCCGCGAACGCACCCTCGCCGCGATGCTCGACCAGTCGGCCGACCCCGTCATCCTCATGGACCTCGAAGGCCGGATCACCCTCTGGAGCCGTACCGCCGCCGAGTTCTTCGGGCACGCGGCCGAGAGGACGCTCCGACAGCCGCTCGAGGAGCTGCTCGTCCCCGCCGACCGCCGCGTGGAACACCGCAAGGCCGCGGCCAGGGCCCTCGAGCGCGGGACCCTGCGCGACCACGAGACCCTCTACCTGCGGGCCGACGGAGAGCTCGTCCCCGTCGAGCTCACGATGACGCGCATCGACGACGAGAAGGACCGCCCGTTCGCGCTGCTCCTGATCGTGCGCGACCTGCGCCGCCGCCAGGAGCTCGAGCGCCTCAAGACCGAGCTCGTCAACGTCGTCAGCCACGAGCTGCGCGGTCCTCTGACCTCCATCCGCGGCTTCTCCGAGACCCTGCTCGAGTACGGAGAGAAGATGACCCGGGAGGAGCGCGGGAAGCAGCTCGAGGTCATCGCCCGAGAGTCGGCCCGTCTCGCGCGCCTCCTCACCGATTTCCTGGACGTCTCGCGCCTCGAGTCCGGCGGCGCCCGGCTGGAGCGGGCGCCGGCCGACCTCGCCGAGCTCGCCGCGCGCGTCGCCGAGACCTTCGCCGGGCACCCCTCGGGGGTCCGCGTCGAGCTCGACTTCGAGAGCGGCCTGCCGAAGGCCTCCGTCGACGCCGACGGGATCCAGCGCGTCCTCCTCAACCTCGTCGGGAACGCGCTCAAGTACTCGCCCAGAGGCGGTCGCGTGCTCATCGCCGGCCGCCGCAGGGACGATGAGCTCGAGTGCTCGGTCGCCGACGAGGGCCCCGGCATCCCGGAGGCCGCGCGCGGCCGCATCTTCCAGCGCTTCTTCCGCGCCGGCGACGAGGCGACCCGCCGCCTGCAGGGCGCCGGACTCGGCCTCTACATCGTCAAGGGCATCGTCGAAGCCCACGGAGGGAGCATCGGCTTCGACAGCCCCGGCCGCGGCACCCGCTTCTGGTTCCGTCTTCCTCTCGCCTGA